One Rhodococcus sp. P1Y DNA window includes the following coding sequences:
- the sucB gene encoding 2-oxoglutarate dehydrogenase, E2 component, dihydrolipoamide succinyltransferase, with protein MAFSVQMPALGESVTEGTVTRWLKQEGDTVEVDEPLLEVSTDKVDTEIPSPVAGVLTKIVAQEDDTVEIGGELAQIGDAGEKSAPAEESESAAEEPAAEEPTPAAEPEPQAEEEAPTQEAPAAKSDSSGSGTPVKMPELGESVTEGTVTRWLKAVGDEVAVDEPLLEVSTDKVDTEIPSPVAGTLLEISAEEDDTVEIGGQLAVIGSGSPAEKAPEPEKAPEPEKAAEPEKPAPAPEPKKEAPKQEAPKAEAPKQEAPKQEAPKQETSAPSGDATPYVTPLVRKLAADNDVDLSTVKGTGVGGRVRKQDVLAAAEAKKAPAEAPAAAPAAAAAAPAASATAGVRPELAHLRGTTQKINRIRQITAKKTRESLQTTAQLTQTFEVDVTTIAALRTKAKATFSKNEGVNLTYLPFFAKAVVEALKAHPNVNASIDEDKKEITYHANVHLGIAVDTEQGLLSPVIHNAGDLSLAGLARAIADIASRARTGGLKPDELAGGTFTITNIGSQGALFDTPILLPPQAAMLGTGAIVKRPVVVKDSDGNESIGVRSMVYLPLTYDHRLVDGADAGRFLTTIKQRLQDASFEADLGI; from the coding sequence ATGGCCTTCTCCGTCCAGATGCCAGCTCTTGGTGAGAGCGTCACCGAGGGAACTGTCACGAGGTGGCTCAAGCAGGAGGGCGACACCGTCGAGGTCGACGAGCCGTTGCTCGAAGTATCGACCGACAAGGTCGATACCGAAATCCCGTCCCCCGTTGCTGGCGTTCTGACGAAGATCGTGGCTCAGGAAGACGACACCGTCGAAATCGGTGGTGAGCTCGCGCAGATCGGCGACGCAGGCGAGAAGTCCGCGCCGGCCGAAGAATCCGAATCTGCCGCAGAAGAGCCTGCAGCCGAGGAACCGACGCCCGCCGCAGAGCCCGAACCCCAGGCAGAGGAGGAGGCTCCCACCCAGGAGGCTCCCGCAGCCAAGTCGGACTCCAGCGGTTCCGGAACTCCGGTCAAGATGCCCGAACTCGGCGAGTCCGTCACCGAGGGCACCGTCACCCGCTGGCTCAAGGCCGTCGGTGACGAAGTTGCCGTCGACGAGCCTCTGCTCGAAGTCTCGACCGACAAGGTCGACACCGAGATCCCGTCCCCGGTCGCCGGCACTCTGCTCGAGATCAGTGCCGAGGAAGACGACACTGTCGAGATCGGCGGACAGCTCGCCGTGATCGGTTCCGGCTCGCCCGCCGAGAAGGCACCCGAGCCCGAGAAGGCACCCGAGCCCGAGAAGGCTGCCGAGCCCGAGAAGCCAGCTCCTGCGCCCGAGCCGAAGAAGGAGGCTCCCAAGCAGGAGGCACCCAAGGCAGAGGCCCCCAAGCAGGAAGCACCGAAGCAGGAAGCACCGAAGCAGGAGACGTCTGCCCCGTCCGGCGACGCCACCCCGTACGTGACTCCGCTCGTTCGCAAGCTCGCTGCGGACAACGATGTCGACCTGTCGACCGTCAAGGGCACCGGTGTCGGCGGACGTGTTCGCAAGCAGGACGTTCTCGCTGCGGCCGAGGCAAAGAAGGCTCCGGCCGAGGCTCCTGCAGCAGCACCCGCTGCCGCCGCTGCTGCTCCCGCAGCATCGGCCACCGCGGGTGTCCGCCCGGAGTTGGCTCACCTGCGGGGAACAACGCAGAAGATCAACCGCATCCGGCAGATCACGGCCAAGAAGACTCGCGAGTCGCTGCAGACCACGGCACAGCTCACCCAGACCTTCGAGGTCGACGTGACGACCATTGCTGCTCTGCGTACCAAGGCGAAGGCGACGTTCTCCAAGAACGAGGGCGTCAACCTGACTTACCTGCCGTTCTTCGCGAAGGCAGTCGTCGAGGCACTCAAGGCTCACCCGAACGTCAACGCCAGCATCGACGAGGACAAGAAGGAGATCACGTACCACGCGAACGTCCACTTGGGCATCGCCGTGGACACCGAACAGGGTCTGCTTTCCCCCGTCATCCACAACGCGGGCGACCTGTCCCTCGCGGGCCTGGCTCGCGCCATCGCCGACATCGCATCGCGAGCACGCACGGGAGGCCTCAAGCCCGACGAGCTCGCCGGCGGCACGTTCACCATCACCAACATCGGTAGCCAGGGCGCCTTGTTCGACACCCCGATCCTGCTTCCGCCGCAGGCGGCGATGCTCGGTACCGGCGCCATCGTCAAGCGCCCGGTCGTGGTGAAGGACTCGGACGGCAACGAGTCGATCGGCGTGCGATCGATGGTGTACCTGCCGCTGACGTACGATCACCGACTCGTGGACGGTGCCGACGCAGGTCGATTCCTAACCACGATCAAGCAGCGTCTACAAGATGCTTCGTTCGAAGCGGATCTGGGTATCTGA
- a CDS encoding TIGR01777 family oxidoreductase, whose translation MRVVIAGSSGLIGTSLVASLRGKGHEVSRLVRRAPAGPDEFSWDPPSGDIDERALRNADAVVNLCGVGIGDKRWSGAYKQQVRDSRITPTEVLAEACVTHEVPTLVNASGINFYGDTGDRVVDESDGVGSGFLAEVCRDWEAATAAADAGGVRTVMLRSGVVLSRRGGMMDKLRPLYLLALGGRLGSGRQYFPWISLEDEIGATIHGLENDAVRGPVNMVGPAPVTNAQFNSAFARAIKRPAPWVVPGFALKLAIGEFAEEAILTGPRAIPKVLEDTGFAFEHNTVGDALRAAVGH comes from the coding sequence ATGCGCGTCGTCATTGCAGGTTCGTCGGGATTGATCGGTACCTCCCTTGTTGCGTCACTGCGCGGCAAGGGCCATGAAGTCTCCAGGCTCGTGCGGCGGGCGCCTGCCGGCCCCGACGAATTCTCCTGGGATCCGCCGAGCGGAGACATCGACGAGCGTGCGTTGCGTAACGCCGACGCCGTGGTCAATCTCTGTGGTGTCGGCATCGGCGACAAACGGTGGTCCGGCGCGTACAAGCAACAGGTCCGCGACAGCCGCATCACGCCGACGGAGGTGTTGGCCGAGGCATGCGTGACGCACGAGGTGCCGACTTTGGTCAATGCCAGCGGTATCAACTTCTACGGCGATACGGGCGACCGCGTCGTCGACGAGTCGGACGGCGTCGGTTCGGGGTTCCTCGCGGAAGTGTGCCGTGACTGGGAAGCTGCCACAGCGGCCGCCGATGCCGGTGGTGTCCGAACGGTCATGCTGCGCAGCGGCGTCGTACTGTCCCGCCGAGGCGGAATGATGGACAAACTCCGCCCTCTCTATCTGCTGGCGCTCGGCGGCAGGCTCGGAAGCGGACGCCAGTACTTCCCGTGGATTTCGTTGGAAGACGAAATCGGCGCGACGATCCACGGGCTGGAGAACGACGCCGTGCGCGGGCCGGTCAACATGGTAGGTCCTGCCCCGGTCACCAACGCTCAGTTCAACAGCGCATTCGCGCGCGCCATCAAACGTCCCGCGCCCTGGGTCGTACCAGGTTTCGCACTCAAGCTGGCCATCGGCGAGTTCGCCGAGGAAGCGATCTTGACCGGGCCACGGGCAATTCCGAAGGTGCTGGAAGACACCGGCTTCGCGTTCGAACACAACACTGTCGGCGACGCACTGAGGGCTGCGGTCGGTCACTGA
- the lipB gene encoding lipoyl(octanoyl) transferase LipB: protein MSSVAVSARDSSEPIDVHEIGTVEYVAAWERQRELADMRADGHGRDTLLLLEHPSVYTAGRRTSPEDRPKDGTEVIEVDRGGKITWHGPGQLVGYPIVKLAQPIDVVRYVRRIEEALITVCTDLGVDCGRIDGRSGVWLAAKAHLPERKIAAIGVRVQRGVTLHGFSLNCNSSTSGFDAIVPCGIADAGVTSLSSELEREVTVADVVPAVTSAIVSALDGHLEVTDHPVTGREVVNASSNPQFTTMKFGA, encoded by the coding sequence ATGAGCAGTGTTGCAGTTTCCGCTCGGGACAGTTCGGAACCCATCGATGTTCACGAGATCGGGACCGTCGAGTACGTCGCGGCATGGGAACGTCAGCGTGAACTCGCGGACATGCGAGCCGATGGCCACGGCCGTGACACGTTGCTGCTACTCGAACACCCGTCGGTGTACACAGCTGGTAGGCGTACTTCCCCGGAGGATCGGCCGAAGGACGGCACCGAAGTCATCGAGGTCGACCGTGGGGGGAAAATCACCTGGCACGGACCGGGCCAATTGGTCGGCTACCCCATCGTGAAGTTGGCCCAGCCGATCGACGTGGTGCGCTACGTGCGCCGGATCGAAGAAGCGTTGATCACGGTGTGTACCGACCTCGGCGTCGATTGTGGCCGAATCGACGGTCGGTCCGGTGTATGGCTTGCCGCCAAGGCGCACTTGCCCGAACGCAAGATCGCCGCCATCGGAGTGCGTGTGCAGCGCGGCGTGACATTGCACGGATTCTCGTTGAACTGCAATTCCAGCACCTCGGGTTTCGACGCGATCGTGCCGTGCGGAATCGCCGACGCGGGTGTCACTTCCCTGTCGAGCGAACTGGAACGCGAGGTCACCGTCGCAGACGTCGTTCCCGCTGTCACCTCCGCGATCGTATCGGCCCTCGACGGGCACCTGGAGGTCACTGATCACCCGGTCACGGGTCGAGAAGTGGTGAACGCCTCCAGTAACCCGCAGTTCACCACGATGAAGTTCGGCGCGTAG